The proteins below are encoded in one region of Paracoccus methylovorus:
- a CDS encoding TAXI family TRAP transporter solute-binding subunit, with amino-acid sequence MKIKTLFAAFAIAASLGQAASAQEMSFFRIGTGGTAGTYYPIGGLIANAISNPPGSRACEDGGSCGVPGLVATAVASNGSVGNVNAINGGAMEAGFSQSDVAYWAQTGTGLWEGQPAVEKLRLIANLYPESIHLVARKDAGIASVADLKGKRVSLDEPGSGTLVDAKIILEAFGLSESDITPEYLKPDQAADRMRDGAMDAFFFVGGYPAGAIAELASQHDIALVPITGPEVDKLREAYTFFATDTVPAGTYEGQDADTTTLSVGAQLVTNADQPDELIYGIVQALYNDNTQKLFAVGHAKGKQITLDSAVQGAGIPFHPGAERFYKEAGKVE; translated from the coding sequence ATGAAAATCAAGACGTTGTTCGCCGCCTTCGCAATCGCTGCCTCGCTTGGTCAAGCCGCATCAGCGCAAGAGATGTCGTTCTTCCGAATCGGCACCGGTGGCACGGCAGGCACTTATTATCCCATTGGTGGGCTGATCGCGAACGCCATCTCGAACCCGCCAGGTTCGCGTGCTTGTGAGGATGGCGGATCCTGCGGCGTACCGGGACTGGTCGCGACAGCCGTGGCCTCGAACGGCTCGGTCGGCAACGTGAATGCCATCAACGGCGGCGCGATGGAGGCGGGCTTCAGCCAATCCGATGTAGCCTATTGGGCGCAGACCGGCACTGGGCTGTGGGAAGGCCAACCGGCCGTCGAGAAGCTGCGCCTGATCGCCAACCTCTACCCGGAAAGCATCCACTTGGTAGCGCGCAAGGATGCGGGCATCGCCTCGGTTGCCGATCTCAAGGGCAAGCGGGTCTCGCTGGATGAACCCGGCTCCGGCACGCTGGTGGACGCCAAGATCATTCTGGAGGCATTCGGTCTGTCCGAATCCGACATCACGCCGGAATATCTCAAGCCGGATCAGGCGGCCGACAGGATGCGGGATGGAGCGATGGACGCCTTTTTCTTTGTGGGCGGCTATCCGGCAGGCGCGATCGCCGAGTTGGCCAGCCAGCACGATATCGCATTGGTGCCCATCACCGGACCCGAGGTCGACAAGCTGCGCGAGGCCTACACCTTCTTCGCTACCGACACGGTTCCGGCTGGTACCTATGAGGGGCAGGACGCCGATACCACCACACTTTCGGTAGGTGCCCAGCTTGTCACCAATGCGGACCAACCGGATGAACTGATTTATGGCATCGTTCAGGCCCTGTATAACGACAACACGCAAAAGCTGTTTGCCGTCGGACATGCCAAAGGCAAGCAAATCACGCTGGACAGCGCGGTTCAGGGCGCCGGCATCCCGTTTCACCCCGGTGCCGAGCGTTTCTACAAAGAGGCCGGCAAGGTCGAGTGA
- a CDS encoding TRAP transporter permease, with translation MTETTRQLSDAELRALEEEYDPEARFRTVTRPVAIMSGVILFLLSVYHFYTAGFGIPRATTHRGLHMGVSLFIVYLSFSSLTRNRHRTDGFAVLGVPVTDWVLAIGGAVSAFYVPWIYDQLAFRVGNPLTIDIVMGTVLLLALMEAVRRSMGWPLPIIALLFIAYAYFGRSMPGILVHPGADWANIINHLYLTSQGIYGTALGVIATYVFHFVLFGVMAQKIGLGQLFIDLATALAGRFAGGPAKVSVISSAMLGTISGSSIANTVTTGALTIPAMIKIGFKRHFAAAVEAASSTGGQITPPVMGAVAFLMVEYLGIPLRTILIAAIVPAFMHFFGVLVQVHLEAKRLGIRGLRQEELPKAVKVLREGWLSVFPLILLVWMLMSGRTPFLSAFWAITACMIVYLIQRIMAAGTIEGIKETAAGIYEGFVAGARQSLAVTAAAALVGVVIGIVTLTGVGFKIAFMVTSMAQNWAMSLHGLLAVLPFELLSIQTLTLLLTLLMTAVVCVLMGCGVPTTANYIIMVAVAAPVLGMMNVEPLVAHFFVFYFGVLADVTPPVALAAYAGAGIAGANGFKAGNTAFRLSMGKALVPFVFVFSPSLLLVTQSFTLPDFLLAFAGAVLGIVALSAAITNWLLGPLLLIERLLLPIAALLMIAPEIISTVIGAAILSVVVLRQYLAGRSGPSPEPVT, from the coding sequence ATGACCGAAACGACACGCCAGCTTTCCGATGCAGAGCTTCGTGCTCTGGAAGAGGAATACGATCCCGAAGCGCGGTTCCGCACGGTCACTCGTCCGGTTGCCATCATGTCCGGCGTCATCCTTTTCCTGTTGTCGGTCTATCACTTCTATACCGCAGGTTTTGGTATTCCGCGGGCCACGACCCATCGTGGACTGCATATGGGCGTGTCGCTGTTCATCGTCTATCTCAGCTTCTCGTCCCTGACCCGCAATCGCCACAGAACAGATGGCTTCGCCGTCCTTGGCGTGCCGGTGACGGACTGGGTGCTTGCCATCGGCGGCGCGGTCAGTGCCTTCTATGTGCCCTGGATCTATGACCAGTTGGCCTTCCGGGTCGGCAATCCGCTGACCATCGACATCGTCATGGGCACCGTGCTGCTGTTGGCACTGATGGAGGCGGTCCGGCGCTCGATGGGCTGGCCGCTGCCGATCATCGCGCTGTTGTTCATCGCCTACGCATACTTTGGCAGGTCGATGCCAGGGATCCTGGTTCACCCCGGCGCCGATTGGGCCAATATCATCAATCATCTCTACCTGACCTCGCAGGGTATTTACGGCACCGCGCTTGGCGTCATTGCCACCTATGTGTTCCACTTCGTCCTGTTCGGTGTCATGGCGCAAAAGATCGGGCTGGGGCAGTTGTTCATTGATCTGGCCACCGCGTTGGCCGGCCGTTTCGCTGGCGGACCGGCCAAGGTCTCGGTCATCTCCTCGGCCATGCTGGGCACAATCTCGGGCTCGTCGATCGCCAATACCGTGACGACCGGCGCGCTGACGATCCCGGCCATGATCAAAATCGGTTTCAAGCGCCACTTCGCCGCCGCTGTTGAGGCCGCATCCTCGACCGGCGGGCAGATCACCCCCCCGGTGATGGGTGCAGTCGCCTTTCTGATGGTTGAGTATCTGGGCATCCCCCTTCGCACCATCCTGATCGCGGCCATCGTTCCGGCCTTCATGCATTTCTTCGGCGTGTTGGTTCAGGTCCACCTTGAGGCCAAGCGCCTTGGCATCCGTGGCCTGCGCCAGGAAGAGTTGCCGAAAGCCGTCAAGGTCCTGCGTGAAGGCTGGCTGTCGGTCTTTCCGCTGATCCTGCTGGTCTGGATGCTGATGTCGGGCCGCACGCCTTTCCTATCGGCCTTCTGGGCCATCACCGCCTGCATGATCGTCTATCTGATCCAACGGATCATGGCGGCCGGCACTATCGAGGGCATCAAGGAAACCGCCGCCGGTATCTATGAAGGCTTCGTCGCGGGTGCCCGGCAGTCGCTAGCCGTGACAGCGGCTGCGGCGCTTGTCGGGGTAGTGATCGGAATCGTGACCCTGACCGGGGTCGGTTTCAAGATTGCCTTCATGGTGACAAGCATGGCGCAGAACTGGGCCATGTCCTTGCATGGCCTGCTGGCTGTGCTGCCGTTCGAATTGCTCAGCATCCAGACACTGACGCTGCTCCTTACGCTTCTGATGACCGCGGTCGTCTGTGTGCTGATGGGTTGCGGCGTGCCCACAACGGCGAACTACATCATCATGGTTGCGGTGGCGGCACCGGTGCTGGGGATGATGAACGTCGAGCCGCTGGTGGCGCATTTCTTCGTGTTCTATTTCGGTGTGCTGGCCGATGTAACACCACCGGTCGCTTTGGCGGCCTATGCCGGCGCCGGGATCGCGGGCGCAAACGGCTTCAAGGCGGGAAACACGGCATTCCGGTTGTCGATGGGCAAGGCGCTGGTGCCGTTTGTCTTCGTCTTCTCGCCCTCTCTCTTGCTGGTTACACAATCCTTTACGCTGCCCGACTTCCTGCTGGCCTTTGCCGGCGCGGTTCTTGGTATCGTGGCGCTGTCGGCAGCCATCACAAACTGGCTGTTGGGACCGTTGCTTCTGATCGAACGGCTGCTGCTGCCCATTGCTGCACTGCTGATGATCGCGCCGGAAATCATCTCCACCGTGATTGGCGCGGCAATCCTTAGCGTCGTTGTCCTGCGGCAGTATCTAGCGGGACGTTCCGGCCCGAGCCCGGAACCGGTCACGTGA